In Saccharomonospora marina XMU15, one genomic interval encodes:
- a CDS encoding NAD(P)-dependent oxidoreductase: MVTDAVRLGFAGLGVMGQPMALNLARAGLPLVVWNRTAARCDPVVAEGACRAADARELFELADVVLLMLADEAAVDAVLARGTAGFGPRVRGRTVVHMGTVSSGYSSELAADITEAGGAYVEAPVSGSRGPARAGQLVAMLAGHDADVARVRPLLAPLCSATFDCGAVPGALLMKFAVNLFLITMVTGLTEAFHFAQGHRLDLSALERILDAGPMASTVSRTKAGKLVAGDFSVQASISDVLKNARLIAESARAAGLAAPLLEVCHALYGETADLGHGELDMAAVLRAVQDRTRRGDTGA, translated from the coding sequence ATGGTCACGGATGCGGTACGGCTGGGTTTCGCGGGGTTGGGTGTGATGGGGCAGCCGATGGCGCTCAACCTGGCCCGTGCGGGGTTACCACTGGTGGTGTGGAACCGCACCGCCGCCCGTTGTGACCCGGTGGTCGCCGAGGGCGCCTGCCGCGCCGCGGATGCCCGCGAACTCTTCGAGCTGGCCGACGTGGTCCTGCTGATGCTCGCCGACGAGGCCGCGGTCGACGCGGTGCTGGCGCGCGGTACGGCCGGATTCGGCCCGCGGGTGCGCGGGCGCACGGTGGTGCACATGGGCACGGTGTCCTCCGGCTACTCCAGCGAACTCGCCGCCGACATCACGGAGGCGGGCGGCGCCTACGTCGAGGCTCCGGTCTCCGGTTCGCGCGGTCCGGCTCGGGCGGGGCAACTGGTGGCGATGCTCGCGGGCCACGACGCCGATGTGGCCAGGGTCCGTCCGCTGCTGGCACCGCTGTGCTCGGCGACGTTCGACTGCGGCGCGGTACCCGGCGCGCTGTTGATGAAGTTCGCGGTGAACCTGTTCCTGATCACCATGGTCACCGGGCTCACCGAGGCGTTCCACTTCGCCCAGGGACATCGGCTCGACCTGTCGGCGCTGGAGCGCATCCTCGATGCGGGTCCGATGGCGTCGACGGTGTCGCGGACCAAGGCGGGCAAGCTCGTGGCCGGTGACTTCTCGGTGCAGGCCTCGATCAGTGACGTGCTGAAGAACGCCCGACTGATCGCGGAGTCGGCGCGCGCGGCGGGCTTGGCGGCGCCACTGCTTGAGGTCTGCCACGCTCTTTACGGCGAGACGGCGGACCTCGGCCACGGCGAGTTGGACATGGCGGCCGTGCTCAGGGCCGTCCAGGACCGCACCAGGCGTGGCGACACCGGGGCGTGA
- a CDS encoding GlxA family transcriptional regulator yields the protein MAARRPTITIPLIDGMTLFEIGMPLEALGYVWDPDHGPLYDVTLCGDMRGVRTYTGARLAPQSPLSALAEGDTVLVPAVPPERPVGSRLVRELRRAADRGARMVALCTGTFALAEAGLLDGRRATTHWRHAALLQRMYPEVEVDARAIYVEDNGIFTSAGSAAGLDLCLHLIRRDHGERAANNTARYLVVAAHRDGDQAQYVRAEPLEDRAAWLDNLRAWLRENLRRPLTLTELGRAANLSPRTLARRFEQDVGTTPMRWVAAERIAAAKKLLEATDLTVDRISSEVGFGSPVTFRTAFTQEVGISPKRYRSRFAAWHGTAASA from the coding sequence ATGGCTGCACGGCGCCCGACGATCACGATCCCGCTCATCGACGGCATGACCCTGTTCGAGATCGGCATGCCGCTGGAGGCGCTGGGCTACGTCTGGGACCCCGATCACGGCCCGCTGTACGACGTGACGTTGTGCGGCGACATGCGCGGCGTTCGCACCTACACCGGCGCGCGGCTGGCACCGCAGTCGCCGCTGAGCGCCCTGGCCGAGGGCGACACGGTGCTCGTGCCCGCGGTGCCGCCGGAGCGGCCGGTCGGCTCCCGGCTGGTCCGCGAGTTGCGGCGCGCCGCCGACCGGGGTGCCCGCATGGTGGCGCTGTGCACCGGCACGTTCGCGCTCGCCGAGGCCGGCCTGCTCGACGGCCGTCGGGCCACCACCCACTGGCGGCATGCCGCGCTGCTGCAGCGGATGTACCCCGAGGTCGAGGTCGACGCACGTGCCATCTATGTGGAGGACAACGGCATCTTCACCAGTGCGGGCTCGGCAGCGGGCCTCGACCTGTGCCTGCACCTGATCCGGCGCGACCACGGGGAGCGCGCCGCGAACAACACGGCCCGCTACCTCGTGGTCGCCGCCCACCGTGACGGTGACCAGGCACAGTACGTGCGAGCGGAGCCGCTCGAGGATCGCGCCGCCTGGTTGGACAACCTCCGCGCCTGGCTGCGCGAGAACCTTCGCAGGCCGCTGACGCTGACCGAACTGGGACGAGCGGCGAACCTCTCGCCCCGCACCCTCGCCCGGCGGTTCGAGCAGGACGTCGGCACCACGCCGATGCGCTGGGTCGCCGCGGAACGGATCGCTGCGGCCAAGAAACTGCTCGAGGCCACGGACCTGACGGTGGACCGCATCTCCTCCGAGGTGGGCTTCGGGTCGCCGGTGACGTTTCGAACCGCCTTCACCCAGGAGGTCGGCATTTCACCGAAGCGCTACCGCTCGCGGTTCGCGGCATGGCACGGCACCGCCGCTTCGGCATGA